A region from the Neurospora crassa OR74A linkage group V, whole genome shotgun sequence genome encodes:
- the smco-7 gene encoding Ras-2 protein translates to MVGNKQVLYKLVVLGDGGVGKTALTIQLCLEHFVETYDPTIEDSYRKQVVIDGQACMLEVLDTAGQEEYTALRDQWIRDGEGFVLVYSISSRSSFARIKKFHHQIQRVKESTSSPSAYPGSSPLAATNPSAPVPIMLVGNKSDRVTEREVSTQEGHALARELGCEFTEASAKTRTNVEKAFYDVVKQLRKQRQQGQSTPRALPPSGNSKSEKYSGTEKPKRPRGKCLII, encoded by the exons ATGGTGGGGAACAAACAGGTGCTATACAAGTTGGTGGTGCTCGGTGACGGAGGCGTGGGGAAGACTGCCTTGACCATCCAGCTCTGCTTGGAGCACTTCGTCGAAACC TATGATCCCACTATCGAGGACTCCTACAGGAAACAGGTCGTCATTGACGGTCAAGCATGCATGCTAGAGGTTCTGGACACAGCAGGACAGGAAGAGTACACGGCACTACGAGACCAGTGGATCCGGGATGGTGAGGGCTTCGTGCTAGTATACAGCATTTCATCACGCTCCTCCTTCGCGCGCATCAAGAAGTTCCACCACCAGATTCAAAGAGTCAAGGAGTCGACCTCGTCGCCGTCAGCATACCCAGGATCTTCACCTCTCGCCGCCACCAACCCGTCCGCGCCTGTGCCGATTATGCTAGTGGGCAACAAGAGCGACCGCGTAACGGAGCGCGAGGTTTCCACACAAGAAGGACACGCTTTGGCGCGAGAGCTTGGCTGCGAATTCACCGAAGCGTCGGCAAAGACACGCACAAATGTTGAAAAGGCCTTCTACGACGTCGTCAAGCAGCTGCGAAAACAGCGACAGCAAGGACAATCAACACCGCGCGCGCTACCGCCATCAGGGAATAGCAAGAGCGAAAAGTACAGTGGGACAGAAAAGCCCAAGCGTCCTCGTGGAAAGTGTTTGATTATATGA
- a CDS encoding haloacid dehalogenase — translation MPATHQAPPWATEIKALTFDVFGTCVAWREKVASALASATESKLSSASASNSTSSDGMPPSDQVLSRARSLTREDWARFAQEWRRAYGDWTRSFVPDDTPWMDTDTFHLDSLVDLLANWQLDGLFTMPEIEKLSLTWHDLPPWPDTIQGLNLLGSRYHTVALTNANQATLKDLNSQKGVDDSLPLGFQRLLSCDMYRAYKPNPKVYQGGLRDLDLQPGEVAMVAAHLGDLGAAKKEGMRAIYVARPGELDFDADEEKLKKAREWVDIWIDEGEGGMVEAARRLGINVDIDDGDGDVARVLG, via the coding sequence ATGCCGGCGACGCATCAAGCCCCTCCCTGGGCAACCGAGATCAAAGCACTCACCTTTGATGTCTTCGGCACCTGCGTAGCCTGGCGGGAAAAGGTTGCATCCGCCCTTGCTTCGGCCACCGAGTCCAAGCTTTCTTCCGCTTCAGCCTCCAACTCCACGTCATCGGACGGCATGCCACCGTCTGACCAAGTCCTCTCCCGCGCCCGCTCCCTCACCCGAGAGGACTGGGCCCGTTTCGCCCAGGAATGGCGCCGGGCCTACGGGGATTGGACCCGCTCCTTCGTCCCCGACGACACACCCTGGATGGACACGGACACCTTCCACCTCGATAGTCTCGTCGACCTGCTGGCTAACTGGCAGCTGGACGGCCTCTTCACCATGCCCGAGATCGAGAAGCTCAGCCTTACCTGGCACGACCTCCCGCCCTGGCCCGATACTATCCAGGGTCTGAACCTGCTCGGCTCACGGTACCACACGGTCGCCTTGACCAATGCCAACCAGGCCACCCTCAAGGATCTGAACAGCCAGAAGGGCGTCGACGACAGCTTGCCGCTAGGGTTCCAGCGCCTGCTCTCGTGCGATATGTACCGGGCGTACAAACCGAACCCAAAGGTGTACCAGGGCGGGCTGCGGGACTTGGATCTGCAGCCCGGAGAGGTAGCGATGGTAGCGGCGCACTTGGGTGACTTGGGggctgccaagaaggaggggatGCGGGCCATCTATGTTGCACGACCCGGCGAGCTGGATTTTGACGCCGATgaggagaagctcaagaaaGCCAGAGAGTGGGTGGATATCTGGATAGATGAAGGTGAAGGGGGCATGGTGGAGGCGGCAAGAAGATTGGGCATCAACGTCGACATcgacgatggcgatggcgatgtgGCCAGAGTCCTAGGCTGA
- a CDS encoding integral membrane protein, which translates to MGNTTSPPKRKDSSHFTGPKHYNAAYTSGAFSFFNPTARYHVLAPPSHNEVEPQVDPATGNKKKPSRASDELSLTGNEAASVLGHRTTNDTTQEAAVASLPQDTDIPTLSADQIGHALEATDSQLSAQSSLQNAANAATVSPERLAGALGTSPSQIGRIVQLGAGNGNGSKTSVNTTQQKQREQDQKDSGVYYVWRSRDNRKGRHAAVVTKPEILRRGKHQGKKESNGGGGNEERGKDNDDAEECDRTSGGWRHRRKLQDEEKGEGIEEEDAREENRGEGPRVTNSWVSTWHGVSKMVTSFPWWDISYDVALTFFLAAISRMINGFFVYLPLSTPESEFKGEKTGAGATRLITCTLVVISSVLLMLEAVNENRADCFGWALEESLAGNADGPRLRSEEHQGKRCTHHHHVRYVILRGSNPRDQRKAVVVPVSVSVPDDQNLHNEKRDDPQAHSDGDATDSNDSDGKGEINNHHNHQNPSRAWKWWPSSDELKSHYLHEIGFLSCILQLIGSIIFWTEGFTGLPVVQNNISTGALAGCYWVPQVVGGFFFGLSAVLTMVEVQDRWYVPAPNLLGWHIGAWCLVGSFGLIITGALGFVQNAGAQYKYAVGMATFVASWAFLIASVILLFEALNKYPLTVSTAPPSRQPHIRPDAEQETGA; encoded by the exons ATGGGTAACACAACAAGCCCTCCCAAGCGGAAGGACTCCAGCCACTTCACCGGCCCCAAACACTACAACGCCGCCTATACCAGCGGcgctttctccttcttcaacccaACCGCCCGCTATCACGTCCTTGCGCCCCCAAGCCACAACGAGGTCGAGCCCCAAGTCGATCCAGCAACaggaaacaagaagaagccatcCCGAGCCTCCGACGAGCTCTCCCTAACCGGTAACGAAGCCGCCTCCGTCCTCGGCCACCGTACCACCAACGACACTACCCAAGAAGCCGCCGTCGCATCCCTCCCTCAGGACACCGACATCCCCACCCTCTCCGCCGACCAGATCGGCCACGCCCTCGAAGCTACCGATTCCCAGCTCAGCGCGCAAAGCTCGCTCCAAAATGCCGCCAACGCAGCGACCGTTTCGCCCGAGCGGCTGGCGGGTGCCCTCGGCACCTCACCTTCTCAAATCGGAAGGATCGTCCAGCTCGGGGCCGGGAACGGGAATGGGAGCAAGACGTCCGTTAACACCACGCAGCAAAAGCAGCGAGAACAGGATCAGAAGGATAGTGGGGTGTATTATGTCTGGCGAAGTAGGGACAATAGGAAGGGCAGACATGCGGCGGTTGTTACGAAGCCAGAAATCTTGCGGCGGGGGAAGCAtcaggggaagaaggaaagtaatggaggaggtggaaatgAAGAGCGTGGGAAGGATAACGATGATGCAGAGGAATGTGACAGGACTAGTGGTGGGTGGAGACACAGGAGAAAGTTGCAGGATGAAGAGAAGGGTGAGGggattgaggaggaggatgccaGAGAGGAAAATCGGGGGGAAGGCCCGAGAGTCACGAACAGCTGGGTATCGACGTGGCATGGTGTGTCGAAGATGGTGACGAGCTTTCCATGGTGGGATATCAGTTATGATGTGGCTTTAACCTTTTTCCTTg CCGCGATATCAAGAATGATTAACGGCTTCTTCGTCTATCTCCCCCTCAGCACGCCCGAATCCGAATTCAAAGGCGAAAagaccggcgccggcgccacCCGTCTCATCACCTGTACTCTCGTTGTTATCTCATCTGTCCTGTTGATGCTCGAAGCCGTTAACGAAAACCGTGCCGACTGCTTCGGCTGGGCCCTCGAAGAAAGTCTCGCCGGCAACGCGGACGGCCCCCGCTTGCGCTCTGAAGAACATCAGGGCAAGCGATGtacccaccaccatcacgtTCGCTACGTCATCCTTCGGGGGTCTAACCCGAGAGATCAGCGCAAAGCCGTCGTGGTACCCGTCTCTGTCTCCGTGCCCGATGACCAGAACTTGCACAACGAGAAGAGAGATGACCCGCAGGCTCACAGCGATGGCGATGCCACGGACTCAAATGACTCCGACGGGAAGGGAGAAATCAataaccaccacaaccaccagaACCCTTCGCGCGCATGGAAGTGGTGGCCATCCTCCGACGAGCTCAAGTCGCACTACCTGCACGAGATCGGCTTCCTGTCGTGTATCTTGCAGCTAATCGGATCGATAATTTTCTGGACCGAGGGTTTCACCGGTCTGCCCGTTGTCCAAAACAACATTTCTACGGGCGCGCTTGCTGGGTGCTACTGGGTGCCCCAAGTTGTCGGAGGCTTCTTCTTTGGTCTTTCGGCGGTCTTGACCATGGTGGAAGTGCAGGACAGATGGTACGTTCCCGCGCCGAATCTGCTAGGGTGGCATATCGGTGCTTGGTGTCTGGTGGGAAGTTTTGGGTTGATAATAACGGGGGCGCTGGGGTTTGTGCAAAATGCTGGGGCGCAGTATAAGTATGCGGTTGGGATGGCTACTTTTGTGGCAAGTTGGGCTTTTTTG ATCGCTTCAGTGATTCTGCTGTTCGAAGCGCTGAACAAGTATCCCCTTACAGTCAGCACTGCACCTCCTTCACGCCAGCCTCATATCCGCCCAGATGCGGAGCAGGAGACTGGGGCTTAG
- a CDS encoding nuclear migration protein, with the protein MGAWETEDEGTDPAVSLPTRNPSIRNRSRNQSRASRRSRRSITPTNRSGSSSPPPLPADWVDKGSKRASKAISIDDNISILDPRRFTPTLHASLVSEILSLRRDQEEKLKVIEGLETSLQTTREESESLQTTLLNTTKESRSLKRQIALLEGGTSSALDQLTKERDEAVESANDTKKRLETTQKKLRNQEEDIERVHQQWTKEKDMWEEEKRKLEVRIHVAESRLKVVLDEVTAFQAAQATASLDRPKSAAGSETGQENDGASVRTLSLTNSIRFSTVSGMMKPNGKTLADELDFDGDYEDESDYGGRQSVLSNRGHMRITSRDSAFVRFSSRESGHMRHGSRDTLFSIKTHRRHRSSESLLRSASINRGKLSLNQSTLDRLEGAVIKEDEELQPQTPKPTYVDTGIQYSPPASPRIAPTEPWTPQPALTPSHQPYERPSDVDSPPRTDTESEPNSRRKRVNLGGPLSIKPPNSQNLMVNGATQTMAEPLSPPRTPKWPGQDSLPTPQATPSSMVTSFTQTEAPSVQLQPIGLESPSYTIPSISIIPPSSRPASPCEPVLEPLSKDFGCQVSMPARVPMQSTAVQTEEIRVDLRLAKLPTHLHPSAIISRPVSPAVSSVDQHAEEARQFTPVPGNLPPRNPRRLTNKHSSSEIPSSPPIAASPILENMHDAYPGSNDDGPLSHHDAPIRRPRRIGSLFADFNGHSSDEEEFMDPADQSDSEYRTALSAPRPVTNSSFGKRSSGSTAPMSSPEHTFFQRTAGIHNTLRGLEEEENDTSDVFDSVSIFHQRDSRDLSLVRTASRRSGRSTASKANGMRRAALIQSGIVSHSLARTSSHTTDTAEPPFPIPKRASSKNPVNTSSPSEGRGATPVRSNEGIHRRGSSRGPYRANSIRKARPPSAVSRKRSQRRGSRSPPPFMPPTQASDSHDLPPLPRNTISNPKKTDRSQRSTTTAQTDDLPGRPTSNSSQSTSVVDAIAKTMVGEWMFKYVRRRKSFGMTDKNGDDSSNDRHKRWVWIAPYERAILWSSKQPSSGSALLGKSGRKLVIQSVLDVKDENPAPKGSGPLFHRSILILTPQRALKFTAVNAERHYLWLTALSFLAHSTQAIPENLAVPTPDPQPEVFELPKPKPAAVPPPAQAPTSVPVPKARARRPIRDSIRLTKAKAAVIETEPDRSFPLRMSEDSAVPPSIPTFRPTLAESYNFNPVVMHNREESYDSTIPPAIPRFNERNLHAALHNRKRSSTGGYLPPPISYRGLSGPMSGGSSHAPSDSTAGMSVAGSSDIFSNAGAPSVMGSSILGSSGMTWGTGSVSRVSEASSRPSAPNFFDAIGTVRMEAFIQPMAFTKYDDDQESYRYMARRRSKEFRRRHSRSWHRDSILSGNTRITLGSDPIEDYGYDRDDPFRGF; encoded by the exons ATGGGCGCTTGGGAAACTGAAGACGAGGGGACCGACCCGGCGGTGTCGTTGCCGACCCGCAACCCTTCGATACGCAACCGTTCTCGAAACCAATCCCGAGCTTCGCGCAGATCCAGACGGTCCATCACACCAACGAACAGGTCGGGAAGCTCCTCCCCGCCACCTTTGCCCGCCGATTGGGTTGACAAGGGATCAAAAAGAGCATCGAAAGCCATAAGCATAGACGACAACATCAGCATTCTTGACCCACGAAGATTTACCCCCACGCTTCACGCCAGTCTAGTCTCAGAGATATTGTCTTTGAGACGTGATCAAGAGGAGAAGCTTAAAGTCATCGAGGGCTTGGAAACGTCGCTGCAGACTACACGAGAAGAGTCCGAGTCCTTGCAAACGACGCTTTTGAACACTACCAAGGAAAGCCGGTCGTTGAAACGCCAGATAGCACTTTTGGAAGGCGGAACTTCTTCTGCATTAGATCAACTGACCAAAGAGCGCGATGAGGCTGTGGAATCTGCGAACGACACCAAGAAGAGGCTAGAGACCACCCAGAAGAAACTGAGAAaccaggaggaggatatcgaACGTGTTCATCAGCAATGGAcgaaagaaaaggatatgtgggaggaggagaagcggaAGCTTGAGGTCCGTATCCACGTCGCGGAAAGCCGCCTGAAGGTGGTCCTTGATGAGGTCACTGCATTCCAAGCTGCGCAGGCAACCGCTAGCCTTGATCGCCCTAAGAGTGCGGCTGGCAGCGAAACCGGACAAGAAAACGATGGCGCAAGCGTCCGAACTCTCAGCTTGACCAACAGCATTCGGTTCTCTACTGTCAGTGGAATGATGAAGCCGAACGGTAAAACCTTGGCAGACGAGCTTGATTTTGATGGAGACTACGAGGATGAAAGCGACTACGGAGGCCGTCAGAGTGTCTTGTCTAATCGTGGACACATGCGAATCACGAGCCGTGACAGTGCGTTCGTGCGGTTTTCGAGCCGTGAAAGCGGTCACATGCGACATGGAAGCCGCGATACCCTTTTCTCCATCAAGACACACCGACGACACCGAAGCTCCGAAAGCCTTCTCAGATCTGCTAGCATTAATCGTGGAAAGCTGTCTCTGAACCAGTCCACCCTTGATAGACTGGAAGGCGCCGTGAtcaaggaggatgaagagttGCAGCCGCAAACACCGAAGCCGACTTATGTCGATACTGGAATTCAATACTCGCCGCCTGCCTCTCCCAGGATTGCGCCAACCGAACCATGGACTCCTCAACCAGCCCTAACTCCGTCTCACCAACCATACGAGAGGCCATCTGATGTTGATAGCCCACCCCGTACCGACACTGAATCTGAGCCAAactcaagaaggaagagagtcAACCTTGGGGGTCCGTTGTCAATTAAGCCACCCAACTCACAAAACTTGATGGTAAACGGAGCGACACAAACCATGGCGGAGCCGCTCAGCCCACCTCGAACACCCAAGTGGCCAGGCCAGGATTCACTGCCCACACCCCAAGCGACGCCATCTTCTATGGTAACTTCCTTTACACAAACCGAAGCTCCTTCGGTTCAGCTGCAGCCAATCGGCCTCGAATCTCCTTCATACACTATTCCCAGTATCAGCATCATCCCTCCTTCGAGCCGACCTGCGTCGCCGTGCGAGCCAGTCCTGGAGCCCCTATCTAAGGACTTTGGCTGCCAGGTCTCCATGCCTGCTCGTGTGCCTATGCAGTCGACTGCAGTGCAAACTGAGGAGATTCGGGTTGACTTACGGTTGGCTAAGCTTCCAACCCACCTGCATCCCTCCGCCATCATCTCGAGACCTGTTTCGCCAGCCGTGTCGTCCGTTGATCAGCACGCCGAGGAAGCTAGACAGTTCACTCCAGTACCAGGAAACCTACCACCTCGCAACCCAAGGCGACTGACCAACAAGCACAGTTCGTCTGAGATCCCATCCTCGCCACCTATCGCAGCATCTCCGATCTTGGAAAATATGCATGATGCCTACCCTGGAAGTAACGATGACGGGCCGTTGTCTCATCATGACGCTCCTATTCGAAGACCGCGCCGGATTGGCAGCTTGTTTGCCGATTTCAATGGACATAGctcggacgaggaagaaTTTATGGATCCGGCGGACCAGAGCGATTCAGAATATCGCACAGCTTTATCTGCTCCCAGGCCTGTGACCAACTCTAGCTTTGGCAAACGTAGCTCTGGAAGCACTGCACCAATGAGCTCACCAGAGCACACCTTTTTCCAAAGGACTGCTGGGATACATAACACTCTTCGCGGacttgaagaggaggaaaatgaCACTTCAGACGTCTTTGACTCTGTCAGCATTTTCCATCAGCGCGATAGCCGCGATCTGAGCCTGGTTCGAACTGCTTCCAGGCGTTCAGGACGGTCAACCGCTTCCAAGGCAAATGGCATGCGAAGGGCTGCTCTGATACAGAGCGGCATCGTATCTCACTCTTTGGCAAGAACCTCGAGCCATACTACGGACACCGCGGAACCGCCATTCCCTATCCCAAAACGTGCCAGTTCGAAGAACCCTGTTAATACTAGTAGTCCCAGCGAGGGGCGCGGCGCAACCCCTGTGAGAAGTAACGAGGGGATTCACAGGCGAGGTTCAAGTCGTGGTCCTTACCGGGCAAACAGCATCCGGAAAGCCCGTCCTCCATCGGCAGTCTCGCGTAAGAGAAGCCAGCGACGTGGAAGCAGGTCTCCTCCACCCTTCATGCCCCCAACTCAAGCATCTGACAGCCATGATTTACCTCCTCTGCCGCGCAACACTATCAGCAATCCAAAAAAGACAGATCGGTCGCAACGGTCGACAACGACAGCGCAGACAGACGATCTGCCAGGTCGACCTACCAGTAACTCTAGTCAGTCGACGAGTGTAGTTGATGCTATCGCTAAGACAATGGTTGGAGAATGGATGTTCAAGTATGTCAGAAGACGGAAGTCGTTTGGTATGACGGACAAAAATGGCGATGACAGTAGCAACGACCGTCACAAGCGATGGGTTTGGATAGCCCCCTATGAGCGCGCGATCCTCTGGAGTAGTAAACAACCCTCATCTGGGAGCGCGCTGTTGGGTAAATCCGGACGCAAAT TGGTCATTCAATCTGTTCTTGACGTGAAAGACGAGAACCCAGCTCCCAAGGGATCGGGCCCGCTTTTCCACAGATCGATCTTGATCTTGACGCCACAGAGAGCACTTAAATTCACGGCAGTCAATGCAGAACGACACTATCTCTGGTTGACGGCGTTATCATTCTTGGCTCATTCGACTCAAGCCATTCCTGAGAACCTCGCGGTCCCAACCCCAGACCCGCAGCCTGAGGTGTTCGAGctgcccaagcccaagccggCGGCCGTACCGCCACCAGCACAAGCACCCACATCCGTACCAGTTCCCAAGGCCAGGGCCCGAAGACCTATTCGTGATTCTATTCGGTTGACAAAGGCGAAGGCGGCCGTAATCGAAACGGAACCTGACAGAAGCTTCCCACTACGAATGAGTGAAGACAGTGCCGTGCCCCCAAGCATACCGACCTTCCGACCTACACTGGCCGAGTCTTACAACTTTAACCCGGTGGTGATGCACAATCGCGAAGAGTCGTATGATTCCACCATACCCCCTGCCATTCCTCGGTTCAACGAACGGAACCTGCACGCTGCACTGCACAATCGCAAGCGTAGTAGCACTGGTGGCTATCTTCCGCCGCCGATCTCATATCGAGGATTGTCCGGACCGATGAGTGGTGGAAGCTCCCATGCGCCGTCTGATAGTACAGCCGGCATGAGTGTTGCCGGCTCGTCCGATATCTTCAGCAATGCTGGAGCACCGAGTGTCATGGGATCTAGCATCCTGGGCTCAAGCGGCATGACATGGGGAACGGGGTCTGTATCTCGTGTGTCGGAGGCGTCGAGTCGACCTAGTGCTCCCAACTTCTTTGACGCGATCGGAACTGTGCGTATGGAAGCATTCATACAGCCAATGGCCTTCACCAAATACGATGACGACCAAGAGAGCTATCGTTACATGGCCCGCCGCCGAAGCAAGGAGTTTCGAAGGAGACACAGCCGAAGCTGGCACAGGGACAGCATTTTAAGTGGAAACACTCGGATCACTCTCGGAAGCGATCCCATCGAGGACTATGGGTACGACAGAGATGACCCGTTCAGGGGATTCTAA
- a CDS encoding UBA/TS-N domain-containing protein produces the protein MDDLSALDWSASSSSSSNPNPPKTTTTTSAFSSFPAIRPTPSPFASGRSTPVISSQGSGTIAPKSNNNPFSKPAQDSFSNLGNLVNFASSSSAQNTAKLSLKEQQERLEAERRRKEEERRQQLQAQYGGLDALGQLGSGGSSSRTTSPASGLGGPGSIPSPAISRVASPLNPTTLNQLNMTTKKPSESDDDLFAAFKAETKVDNASHYPPPTVASPPPVSTTTSVQPKLDLSDPSAWGAPKSSTPTPAPAPAPVPAPVNTANTAFAGLDDDDPFGLGDFSAPKSSVAPPAPAFDEEEDDLLGDLAKPVDQVKKQQQQSQQEQQQRQPQVARPFFSQTREPGKPIEDDEDSSSSDDEPEQPPRPSDDPFDRAVAQLVDYGFTPENARRGLTESGAGLNIQAAVNWLLDDAHRQAKDEARAKNGGGGPQHTGRNEERGASQSRAGRGGQGGPSWMREEERQEQVERSRSRDNRSPASLAEVDFAKTAAAVGTSLFKTANSLWKTGQKKVQEAVKEFQHEGGDPNQPKWMREAAEYEQGGRRPQAPDVTDEAMMLEGDGRPARRPESTRERSAEPRTASNGPQRHASPVPKWQQQAPPPASLDPRSRLSKQSIEEQSSQAYVSPARRKKATPQAQPEAPPPSQQFEDEDLLFGSSGPSKSQITTALPSRPAAKSTAPPPPAPRRSPAPIQPKPAAPPRQIPPISAIALQSSTKHRLEGTAHFKRGDYAAAHTSYGASLSAIPSTHPLAILLLCNRALTALKVGEPRQAVSDADAAIALIGPSKGEGESVEVQTSEHGPAEKREMRDLYGKALARKAEALEQMEKWADAEKVWQSAVEAGLGGQTAAAGRQRCQKALAPKPPPSVSAFTKSAPARPRPTPSAATSQKSSEAVQRLRLANQAAEKEGSEKFALADKVDAKIASWRDGKKDNLRALLASLDNVLWEGSGWKKVGLHELVVANKVKIVYMKAIAKCHPDKISTDASTEVRMIAGTVFATLNEAWDKFKKENNM, from the exons ATGGACGACCTCTCCGCTCTCGACTGGTCCGcgtccagcagcagcagctccaACCCGAATCCTCCCAAGACAACCACGACAACTTCCGCCTTCAGCAGCTTCCCCGCGATCCGTCCCACACCGTCCCCGTTTGCATCTGGCCGTAGTACGCCCGTGATTTCAAGCCAGGGTTCCGGTACGATCGCTCCCAAGTCCAACAACAATCCGTTCTCGAAACCGGCGCAAGACAGCTTCAGCAATCTCGGCAACTTGGTCAATTtcgcctcatcctcctccgctcAGAACACCGCGAAGCTAAGCTTGaaagaacaacaagagcGGTTGGAGGCCGAACGACGcaggaaagaggaggaaagacgACAACAGCTTCAAGCGCAGTATGGAGGGCTCGATGCGCTGGGACAGCTGGGCAGTGgtgggagcagcagcaggacgACCTCCCCTGCGTCTGGGCTTGGAGGACCTGGGTCGATCCCGTCCCCAGCGATCTCGAGGGTTGCGAGCCCGTTGAATCCGACGACGCTGAACCAATTGAATATGACAACAAAGAAGCCGAGTGAATCAGATGACGATCTGTTTGCGGCGTTCAAGGCCGAGACCAAGGTCGATAATGCGAGCCACTACCCCCCGCCGACGGTGGCGAGTCCGCCGCCGGTCTCTACAACGACAAGTGTGCAGCCAAAGTTGGATCTTTCGGACCCGTCGGCTTGGGGGGCGCCAAAATCGAGTACACCTACGCCTGCGCCTGCACCTGCGCCTGTTCCGGCGCCGGTTAATACGGCGAACACGGCCTTCGCGGGgcttgatgacgacgacccGTTTGGCCTTGGGGACTTCAGTGCGCCAAAGTCAAGTGTGGCCCCGCCGGCCCCGGCctttgatgaggaggaggatgatttACTAGGCGACCTAGCCAAGCCTGTTGATCAGGTCAagaagcaacagcaacaatcaCAACAggagcagcaacaacgacaGCCCCAAGTAGCCAgacccttcttctcccaaaCACGAGAACCAGGGAAACCGatcgaggacgacgaggactcGTCTTCCTCCGATGATGAACCCGAGCAGCCTCCTCGTCCATCCGACGATCCCTTCGACAGGGCAGTAGCCCAACTAGTCGACTATGGATTTACTCCCGAGAACGCCAGGAGAGGCCTAACGGAGAGTGGCGCCGGGCTAAACATCCAGGCGGCGGTTAATTGGTTGCTCGACGACGCACATAGGCAAGCGAAAGACGAGGCTAGGGCTAAGAATGGTGGCGGCGGACCACAGCACACCGGAAGAAACGAAGAACGAGGAGCAAGCCAGTCTCGCGCTGGACGTGGTGGCCAGGGAGGCCCTTCGTggatgagggaggaggaacgaCAGGAACAGGTCGAGAGGTCTAGGAGTAGGGATAATCGGTCACCGGCTTCGCTGGCCGAGGTGGACTTCGCCAAGACTGCGGCAGCCGTGGGCACGAGCTTGTTCAAGACGGCGAACAGTCTGTGGAAGACGGGGCAGAAGAAGGTGCAGGAGGCTGTGAAGGAGTTCCAGCATGAGGGAGGCGATCCGAACCAGCCCAAGTGGATGAGGGAAGCTGCTGAGTATGAGCAAGGGGGTAGGAGGCCGCAGGCGCCCGATGTTACGGATGAGGCTATGATGTTGGAGGGTGATGGGCGGCCAGCACGGAGGCCCGAGTCCACGAGGGAACGCTCGGCGGAACCCCGGACTGCTAGTAATGGGCCACAACGGCATGCTTCTCCCGTGCCCAAGTGGCAGCAACAGGCGCCTCCTCCGGCCTCGCTTGATCCACGGTCACGGCTCAGTAAACAATCTATTGAGGAACAGAGTTCTCAAGCGTATGTCAGTCCCGCGCGCAGGAAGAAGGCCACTCCTCAAGCCCAGCCggaagctcctcctccatcacagcaattcgaggacgaggaccTCCTATTCGGTTCTTCAGGCCCGTCCAAGTCCCAAATCACCACAGCACTGCCCTCCAGACCCGCCGCCAAATCCaccgcaccaccaccccctgcTCCCCGACGATCTCCCGCCCCCATACAGCCCAAACCCGCTGCCCCTCCGCGCCAGATCCCCCCCATCTCCGCCATCGCCCTCCAATCCTCCACCAAGCACCGTCTCGAAGGCACTGCCCACTTCAAGCGCGGTGACTACGCCGCGGCACACACTTCCTACGGCGCCTCCCTCTCCGCCATCCCGTCCACTCACCCgctcgccatcctcctcctttgtAACCGCGCCCTCACCGCGCTCAAAGTTGGCGAGCCCCGCCAAGCCGTCTCGGACGCCGACGCCGCCATCGCGCTCATCGGCCCCtcaaagggggagggggagtcTGTCGAGGTGCAGACTTCGGAACACGGCCCCGCAGAGAAACGTGAAATGCGCGACCTCTACGGCAAAGCCCTCGCCCGCAAGGCCGAAGCGCTGGAGCAAATGGAGAAGTGGGCGGACGCCGAGAAAGTATGGCAGAGTGCTGTCGAGGCTGGTTTGGGTGGgcagacggcggcggcggggagaCAGAGGTGTCAGAAAGCTCTCGCTCccaaacctcctccttccgtcTCTGCCTTTACCAAATCCGCTCCAGCTCGTCCCCGCCCAACTCCCAGCGCAGCAACAAGTCAAAAATCCTCCGAAGCAGTCCAACGTCTCCGCCTAGCCAACCAGGCCgcggagaaggaaggaagcgaaAAGTTTGCTCTTGCCGACAAGGTGGATGCGAAGATTGCGAGCTGGCGCGACGGCAAGAAGGATAACTTGCGCGCGCTGCTGGCGAGTTTGGATAATGTGCTGTGGGAGGGGAGCGGGTGGAAGAAGGTGGGATTGCATGAATTGGTGGTGGCGAACAAGGTCAAGATTGTTTACATGAAGGCTATCGCAAAGTGTCATCCTGATAAG ATTTCGACGGATGCGTCAACCGAGGTTAGGATGATTGCTGGAACGGTATTTGCCACGCTTAATGAGGCTTGGGATAAGTttaagaaggagaataatatGTGA